A genomic region of Rhodohalobacter sp. 614A contains the following coding sequences:
- a CDS encoding acyl-CoA carboxylase subunit beta, with amino-acid sequence MSENGKVERLKKLREETKKGGGEARIQKQHDKGKLTARERIDILVDKGSFEEIDAFVTHRSQAFGLDGQQVMGDGVVTGFGKIEGRPVYIFSQDFTVFGGSLSETHAEKICKIMDLAVKNGIPIIGLNDSGGARIQEGVSSLGGYAEVFWRNSMASGVIPQISAVMGPCAGGAVYSPALTDFVFMVKNTSYMFVTGPNVVKTVTHEEVTSEDLGGASAHATKSGVAHITSENDAECLRQIRQMMSYIPQNCEEKVPAQKSVEPDSKKAAKLDELVPLNPNKPYDIKDAIKGVMDKDSFFEVHEEYADNIVVGFARLDGRTVGIVANQPLSLAGVLDIDASLKGARFVRFCDAFNIPLVVFEDVPGFLPGTDQEWGGIIKHGAKLLYAFCEATVPKMTVITRKAYGGAYDVMNSKHVRADYNVAWPTSEIAVMGTKGAVEIIFRKEIESADDPAAKQKELEDEYNKEFAHPYRAAARGFIDDVILPSETREKLIKAFELCQNKVDCVPKKKHDNLPI; translated from the coding sequence ATGTCAGAAAATGGAAAAGTGGAGCGACTAAAAAAGCTCAGAGAGGAAACAAAGAAGGGTGGAGGCGAAGCCCGGATACAAAAACAGCATGACAAGGGGAAGTTAACGGCAAGAGAACGAATTGATATTCTCGTTGACAAAGGAAGCTTTGAAGAAATTGACGCTTTTGTTACACACAGGAGCCAGGCTTTTGGGTTAGATGGACAACAGGTGATGGGAGATGGCGTAGTTACCGGTTTTGGAAAAATTGAAGGCCGACCGGTGTATATATTCAGCCAGGATTTTACCGTTTTTGGCGGGTCTTTATCAGAAACGCATGCCGAGAAAATTTGCAAAATTATGGATTTGGCTGTGAAGAATGGAATCCCGATAATTGGCCTGAATGACTCGGGAGGGGCACGTATCCAGGAGGGGGTAAGTTCGCTTGGAGGATATGCAGAAGTGTTCTGGAGAAATTCAATGGCATCCGGTGTGATTCCGCAAATTTCTGCTGTGATGGGTCCATGCGCAGGCGGAGCGGTTTACAGTCCGGCCCTTACTGATTTTGTTTTTATGGTAAAAAACACGAGCTACATGTTTGTAACGGGCCCTAACGTAGTGAAAACTGTGACTCATGAAGAAGTGACGTCCGAAGATTTGGGAGGCGCCTCTGCGCATGCTACAAAATCCGGCGTGGCACACATTACCAGCGAAAACGATGCCGAATGTCTGCGGCAGATTCGCCAGATGATGAGTTATATTCCGCAAAATTGTGAAGAAAAAGTACCGGCTCAAAAATCAGTAGAACCCGATTCCAAAAAAGCTGCCAAGTTGGATGAACTGGTTCCTTTAAATCCCAATAAACCCTACGATATCAAAGATGCTATCAAGGGTGTGATGGATAAGGATTCCTTTTTCGAAGTTCATGAAGAATATGCCGATAATATCGTGGTTGGTTTTGCAAGGCTGGATGGAAGAACTGTTGGGATTGTTGCAAATCAGCCATTGTCTTTAGCAGGTGTGCTTGATATAGATGCTTCCTTGAAAGGTGCGCGGTTTGTTCGATTTTGTGATGCGTTTAATATTCCGCTCGTTGTATTTGAAGACGTTCCCGGATTTTTGCCCGGCACTGATCAGGAGTGGGGTGGAATCATCAAACATGGAGCCAAGCTTCTCTATGCATTTTGTGAAGCAACCGTTCCTAAAATGACGGTCATCACCCGAAAAGCTTATGGTGGTGCGTATGATGTGATGAACTCCAAACATGTTCGGGCAGATTACAACGTGGCCTGGCCAACATCAGAAATTGCCGTAATGGGAACCAAAGGCGCTGTTGAAATTATCTTCAGGAAAGAAATTGAAAGTGCCGATGATCCCGCAGCGAAACAGAAAGAGCTTGAGGATGAGTATAACAAGGAATTCGCTCATCCATACAGAGCGGCTGCCCGGGGATTTATTGACGATGTAATTTTGCCGTCGGAAACAAGAGAAAAACTGATTAAAGCGTTCGAACTTTGCCAGAACAAGGTAGATTGTGTTCCCAAGAAGAAACACGATAATTTGCCGATATAA
- a CDS encoding CRTAC1 family protein — protein sequence MLSRSTKSGRFSWRTIAILCLSGSVLLLLIAHVTGVYQISFLQSFSPNNHPIRISDVTAQAGLELFKRPKINQNNPSYLEVMGGGVAVGDIDGDGWEDLFFTNMPSFEEVPEELSTSSALFRNLGDGTFKDITRESGLDQIKGYPIGALFFDYNNDGHQDLYVTAYNGGELFRNEAGVFTNVTHSANVNLEGYCGDFPCMVAAASSADYDRDGFLDLLLINNVDWDINDSRYYGRGSLIPIHYNAQPTILLRNNGDGTFQNVSAESGVNNQDAHRHREDGKGLSAVWTDFNNDRWPDIYIANDLSPNRLYINKKDGTFSEVGIAAFVDEAKSSMGVDAVDFNHSGEVDLVTTNLIGQMASLFKNYGNLRFDYVTYQTGIMPSARVSGWGVVFIDLDLDGHQDLVMGNGPLWQPEDELEAKNLFFKNRGNESFQNVTDEIVQFPNHAMTRGLAVTDFDRSGTPDLIFSNINGDTSQLIKNQSTGNNWVRLDFEGTLSNRDAIGVRAIVKRRDRQVQMQTVKAGNSYVSSGSKSLFFGLGESSIDTLVIQWPSGRDDTLTNLEMNRIHHFREGAVKPTKDE from the coding sequence ATGCTTTCCAGGTCAACAAAATCAGGGCGGTTTTCATGGCGGACAATCGCGATACTATGCTTATCGGGATCTGTCTTGCTTCTGTTGATAGCTCACGTTACCGGAGTTTATCAAATTTCATTTCTTCAAAGTTTTTCTCCTAACAACCATCCGATTCGTATTTCGGATGTAACTGCGCAGGCAGGACTTGAATTATTTAAACGACCCAAAATCAACCAAAACAATCCTTCCTACCTGGAAGTAATGGGCGGAGGTGTTGCCGTGGGTGATATTGACGGTGACGGCTGGGAGGACCTGTTTTTTACAAATATGCCGTCGTTTGAAGAAGTTCCCGAAGAGTTGTCTACATCCTCAGCGTTATTTCGAAATCTTGGTGATGGAACATTTAAAGATATCACCCGGGAATCGGGGCTGGATCAAATAAAGGGATACCCGATTGGAGCACTTTTTTTTGATTATAATAATGACGGGCATCAGGATTTGTATGTAACAGCCTACAACGGCGGCGAACTTTTTCGAAATGAAGCTGGTGTCTTTACAAATGTTACCCATTCAGCCAATGTAAATCTCGAGGGATATTGCGGTGATTTTCCGTGTATGGTGGCTGCAGCCTCTTCAGCTGATTATGATCGTGACGGATTCCTGGATTTATTGCTTATCAACAATGTAGACTGGGATATCAATGATTCCCGTTACTATGGTCGGGGATCTCTCATACCGATACATTACAATGCCCAGCCAACGATCCTTTTGAGAAATAATGGTGACGGCACATTTCAAAACGTATCGGCAGAAAGCGGGGTTAATAACCAGGATGCTCACAGGCATCGCGAAGATGGAAAAGGACTCTCAGCGGTTTGGACGGATTTTAACAATGATCGTTGGCCGGATATATATATCGCAAATGATCTGTCGCCAAACAGGTTGTACATTAATAAAAAAGACGGAACATTTTCGGAGGTAGGAATTGCCGCCTTTGTAGATGAAGCCAAAAGCAGCATGGGAGTAGATGCGGTTGATTTTAATCATAGTGGAGAAGTTGATCTTGTAACCACGAACCTCATTGGACAAATGGCCAGCCTTTTCAAAAATTACGGAAATCTTCGTTTTGATTATGTAACCTACCAAACCGGAATCATGCCCAGCGCCCGTGTATCCGGCTGGGGAGTCGTTTTTATTGACCTGGACCTCGACGGTCACCAGGATTTGGTGATGGGGAACGGACCGCTCTGGCAGCCTGAAGATGAATTAGAAGCAAAAAATCTATTCTTCAAAAACCGAGGAAATGAATCGTTTCAGAATGTCACAGACGAGATTGTGCAATTTCCAAACCATGCAATGACGAGAGGGCTGGCTGTAACCGATTTTGACCGATCGGGAACTCCCGATCTGATTTTCTCGAACATTAATGGAGACACCTCACAGCTTATCAAAAACCAATCAACTGGAAACAACTGGGTTCGGCTCGATTTTGAAGGTACTCTCTCGAACCGGGATGCCATTGGAGTGCGGGCCATTGTTAAACGAAGAGACAGACAGGTTCAAATGCAAACCGTAAAAGCCGGCAATTCATACGTCAGTTCCGGCAGTAAATCTCTTTTTTTTGGATTGGGAGAATCATCCATAGATACGTTGGTGATTCAATGGCCGTCTGGCAGAGACGATACTTTAACCAATCTGGAAATGAACAGGATTCATCACTTCAGGGAAGGGGCTGTTAAGCCAACTAAAGATGAATAA
- a CDS encoding FG-GAP repeat domain-containing protein, whose product MVNAQKKVLLSLIGILFVFAMVLYFKKNPGSGTENRITDPHFLEGKQLATTYCSSCHKFPDPNLLPWRTWRFETLPAMAPFLGMDINRSSYNPARNPYLPENYYPSEPVLSTQEWKKIQDYYLRAAPQDLNKTERIPPIIVDTLFFSAAFSDVQAEEPPGVTAVKFDPVNRLIYASDFHEGIFMVLNEDLQLEHRFEIESTLADIQFLSKSKQRKPGLQEFLFTFIGHLYPSDAPYGSVRTGSYDPEARSLSVDSILVSDITRPVESQFADLNRDGLEDLLVNEFGHRMGSLFWVENKGSGIAQEKHILINTPGCIQSYITDYTQNGWPDILSLCTQTDQAIYIFSNKGEGEFERKKLLQFEVTAGSSSFELHDFNKDGHVDILYTSGDNADFSKVLKPYHGVYIYLNDGQDQFSQKWFYPVNGAYDAKARDFDLDGDLDIALISFFADYEKSPEEGFLFFKNEGDFSFRPYHHPAAKLGRWQTMDVADWTGNGRDDILLGNFSRGPSLVADSVQKRWEKSPHILLLENNK is encoded by the coding sequence ATGGTGAATGCCCAAAAAAAAGTACTTTTGTCTTTAATTGGTATTCTGTTTGTGTTTGCAATGGTGCTGTATTTTAAGAAAAATCCTGGAAGTGGCACTGAAAACAGAATAACGGATCCTCATTTTCTTGAAGGTAAACAACTGGCAACTACCTATTGCAGCAGTTGTCATAAATTTCCAGATCCCAACCTTCTACCGTGGAGAACGTGGCGTTTTGAGACCCTTCCGGCAATGGCTCCGTTTCTCGGGATGGATATCAACCGTTCCTCATACAACCCTGCCAGAAATCCCTATCTCCCTGAAAATTATTATCCTTCCGAACCGGTCCTTAGCACACAGGAGTGGAAAAAAATCCAAGACTATTATTTGCGTGCAGCACCGCAAGATTTAAATAAGACAGAAAGAATCCCGCCAATAATTGTCGATACACTATTTTTCAGTGCTGCATTTTCCGACGTTCAGGCTGAAGAACCACCGGGTGTAACAGCTGTAAAATTTGATCCGGTAAATCGATTGATTTACGCAAGTGATTTTCATGAAGGGATATTCATGGTTTTGAATGAGGATTTGCAACTCGAACACCGTTTTGAAATAGAATCAACATTAGCTGACATTCAATTTCTTTCGAAAAGTAAGCAGAGAAAACCCGGGCTACAGGAATTTCTTTTTACATTCATTGGCCATTTATATCCATCTGATGCACCCTATGGATCAGTACGAACCGGCAGTTATGATCCGGAGGCCCGGAGTTTATCAGTGGATTCAATTTTGGTATCTGATATAACACGACCCGTGGAAAGTCAGTTTGCCGATTTGAACCGCGACGGCCTGGAAGACCTGCTCGTAAATGAATTTGGTCATCGAATGGGCAGTCTCTTTTGGGTGGAAAATAAAGGCAGTGGAATAGCACAGGAAAAGCACATATTGATCAACACACCCGGATGTATCCAATCATATATTACTGATTATACTCAGAACGGGTGGCCAGACATTCTATCCCTCTGCACTCAAACCGATCAGGCTATTTACATATTTTCAAACAAAGGAGAAGGAGAGTTTGAAAGAAAGAAATTACTTCAGTTTGAAGTTACTGCCGGTTCAAGCTCATTTGAACTGCATGATTTTAATAAAGACGGGCATGTGGATATTTTATATACCAGCGGCGATAATGCCGATTTCTCAAAAGTATTGAAACCATATCACGGAGTTTACATCTATTTGAATGACGGACAGGATCAATTCAGCCAAAAGTGGTTTTATCCAGTAAATGGGGCTTATGATGCAAAAGCACGTGATTTTGATTTGGATGGCGATTTAGATATTGCGTTGATCTCTTTTTTCGCAGATTATGAGAAAAGTCCTGAGGAGGGATTCCTTTTTTTCAAAAATGAGGGGGATTTTTCTTTTAGGCCATATCATCATCCGGCCGCCAAACTGGGCAGATGGCAAACGATGGATGTGGCGGATTGGACTGGAAACGGAAGGGATGATATTCTTTTGGGCAATTTTTCCAGGGGCCCCTCATTAGTGGCAGATTCGGTTCAAAAAAGGTGGGAAAAATCTCCTCATATCTTATTGTTGGAAAACAATAAATAG
- a CDS encoding RNA polymerase sigma factor — translation MFLQADHSLDGSQENDTKLWKAYLEGDQKALGRIFLQHYKSLYQYGLNLSLDDGVVEDGIQELFLKLWKKRKRINEADSVEYYLLYSLRRILLRHKEQSESIHRRNREYMEDISLSLQSAEDRIIYGEIERKRYQLFLKAQENLTDRQKEIFYLRMSHGMTNAEIAEFLDLSIQRVKNCMYESVKIIRESIARASVNK, via the coding sequence ATGTTTTTGCAAGCAGATCATTCTTTAGATGGGAGTCAGGAGAATGATACAAAGTTATGGAAAGCCTATTTAGAAGGCGATCAAAAAGCTTTGGGAAGAATTTTTTTGCAGCACTACAAAAGTCTTTACCAATATGGGTTAAATCTGTCATTGGATGACGGTGTTGTGGAGGATGGAATCCAGGAATTATTTCTGAAGCTCTGGAAAAAAAGAAAGAGAATTAATGAGGCAGATTCTGTAGAGTACTATTTACTGTATTCATTAAGACGGATATTGTTACGCCACAAGGAACAGTCTGAATCGATTCACAGAAGAAACAGAGAGTACATGGAGGATATTTCACTTTCACTTCAATCTGCCGAGGATAGAATTATTTATGGAGAGATTGAGAGGAAACGCTATCAATTATTTTTAAAGGCACAGGAGAATCTGACTGACCGGCAAAAGGAAATTTTTTATCTCCGAATGAGTCACGGCATGACAAACGCCGAAATAGCTGAATTTCTCGATCTGTCTATTCAAAGAGTTAAGAACTGCATGTATGAATCCGTAAAGATTATTCGAGAGAGTATTGCCCGCGCCTCTGTTAACAAGTAG
- a CDS encoding FecR family protein produces the protein MTDKENDKLENLLLDDTFVRFIKGVASEEERIYWQEWLQRHPDHKILLRDAKELVQFAEFNEGKIPNPQVELTKLEKSLSESSLSSKKPGKRNLFKAGRRSGGIWFTAAAIIVFIMVSIGIFQFSEISTKQQQEELTTVSRSDYQTGFGEKAFLHLTDGSRIVLNANSHLTYSWSDSNGSGQNIDIHLEGEAWFDIEPHTGEVSRLLRVHTQDGIVEVTGTIFTVQTSSQGTRTVLEEGEVKVSMPNHEDSEHTINATLEPGEMARLLPGNDKILLQKVNPGLYTSWIRDIWTFEKTPLSQIAERIETVFGIEVKIPSADLQNKTVSGTISSTNLQLIKEGLSEALHVHVRQEGGTIFITPK, from the coding sequence GTGACAGACAAAGAAAATGACAAACTTGAAAACCTTCTGCTTGACGACACTTTTGTTCGTTTCATAAAAGGTGTTGCCAGCGAGGAAGAACGGATCTACTGGCAGGAATGGCTGCAACGGCATCCCGATCACAAGATCCTGCTTCGGGATGCAAAAGAGTTGGTTCAGTTTGCTGAATTTAATGAAGGAAAAATTCCGAATCCCCAGGTTGAGTTGACAAAACTTGAAAAGTCACTCAGCGAATCTTCCTTGTCTTCAAAAAAGCCCGGTAAAAGAAATTTGTTTAAGGCAGGCAGAAGAAGTGGCGGTATTTGGTTTACAGCAGCCGCTATTATTGTATTTATAATGGTGTCTATTGGAATTTTTCAGTTTTCTGAAATTAGTACAAAGCAGCAACAAGAAGAACTTACCACTGTTTCCAGATCCGATTACCAAACAGGATTTGGAGAAAAAGCTTTCCTGCATTTGACTGACGGATCCCGCATTGTGTTGAATGCAAATTCCCATCTTACATATTCATGGTCCGATTCAAATGGAAGCGGACAAAATATTGACATCCATCTGGAAGGAGAAGCCTGGTTTGATATCGAACCGCACACAGGCGAAGTTTCACGTCTTTTAAGAGTCCACACCCAAGACGGAATTGTAGAAGTAACTGGTACCATATTTACCGTTCAAACATCATCTCAAGGTACCCGCACAGTTCTGGAAGAGGGTGAAGTTAAAGTTAGCATGCCAAATCATGAAGACTCTGAACATACTATTAATGCAACGCTGGAACCGGGAGAGATGGCCCGGCTTCTTCCCGGAAATGATAAAATTTTACTTCAAAAAGTGAATCCTGGTCTTTACACATCCTGGATCAGGGATATCTGGACATTCGAAAAAACTCCATTAAGTCAAATAGCAGAGCGCATTGAAACTGTATTTGGTATTGAAGTGAAAATCCCCTCTGCCGATTTGCAAAATAAAACTGTTTCCGGAACCATCAGCAGCACCAATCTTCAACTTATAAAAGAAGGCCTGTCCGAAGCTCTGCACGTGCATGTAAGACAGGAAGGGGGGACAATTTTCATAACCCCGAAATAA
- a CDS encoding SusC/RagA family TonB-linked outer membrane protein codes for MERIHSTIRNLLVLLLIFFVSTWEMQAQEKNSLASVYVDMQKEVGTQAYRIPLKNILSNLEEQYRVTFLYQDQVMEDQYVNLLESELNQMNGKRLAEILTAMELNYSQLNEYTYVISRPEIPLVVMQELITGTVTDATTGEALPGVNITIKDTDQGTATDIDGMYELTVPTLNDTLVFSYVGYQSQTVPINGRTTVDVELGMDVFQAEDIVVVGYGTQTRETLSGSVSSVSGRRIEQIPVTNMANSLTGQLPGIVTVNQSGEPGFDGALIRIRGESTLNDNRPLIVIDGVPDRSGGLDRINPRDVENISVLKDASAAIYGSRAANGVILITTKRGRAGTPQFSVNYNQGFNQPSRVPEMADAETYMTMLNEIDMYRNTEPRYSQEEINCHAQVQDPWLCPDTDWFAEALKPISYQTRADMSVSGGTDNFRYYLSFSGLTEDGFYENSATSYNEYSFRSNLDGQLTENISLAVDLLGRFEDRNFPTESAGETFRMLMRGKPNEQGYWPNGLPAPDIENGTNPVVTGTDATGYDRDDRYYFQSSVKLNIEMPSVEGLSFTGTAVFDKDFRNRKYWQTPWTLYDLAGFDTNGDGEPDGMDSSGTPIFNASLVPNQDARLEQWSDEGQNILVNFLANYRRDIENHSFGILLGAERQEIKNSGFYAFRRFFPTTQIDQLSFGGEEQQNIEGGSSSLGDDIDRPNRALRQNFFTRLNYNYQSKYLVEFVARYDGSYIFPEGSRYGFFPSVSVGWRLTQENWFRNATTFFDELKLRASYGQTGNDRIEEWQFMSTYQFGDGYIFNNTANQSIYPARTPNPDVSWEVSNQFDLGIESRMFDDRLSLELDYFNELRTDILWFRNASVPQTAGINLPRENIGEVKAYGFDGSIGWRQQFGTDFWLDVSVNGGYATNEIQFWDEPPGAPEWQQSTGSPMTIDDDGNDYGLMYDVIGVFRDEAHLNSMPHLEEARPGDLIFRDVNGDGLIDGKDRIRTDRTGVPKWNGGLNISGQYKAFDFVILFQGAAGASQWVQTQSGDFGNYLSHFADQRWTPDNPDASGPRAFQREEEYWINQRNTYFYMDTDYIRLKNMEIGYNLPPSLTTRMGINRLRVYANGFNLITWSDFPLDPEARNASGSYYPQKRVFNLGLSLAF; via the coding sequence ATGGAGCGGATACATTCTACCATACGTAATTTGCTTGTTCTATTGCTCATCTTTTTTGTGAGTACATGGGAGATGCAGGCCCAAGAGAAAAATTCTCTGGCATCTGTTTATGTGGATATGCAAAAAGAAGTTGGTACCCAAGCGTATCGCATACCCCTCAAAAACATTCTGAGTAATCTTGAAGAACAGTACAGGGTTACATTTCTGTACCAGGATCAGGTGATGGAAGATCAATATGTAAATCTACTTGAATCTGAGTTAAACCAGATGAACGGAAAGAGGCTTGCAGAAATTTTAACAGCTATGGAGCTCAATTATTCACAGCTAAATGAGTATACATATGTAATCTCCCGGCCCGAGATTCCGCTTGTTGTAATGCAGGAATTAATTACAGGAACGGTTACGGATGCAACTACAGGGGAGGCGCTTCCCGGAGTAAACATTACGATTAAAGATACCGACCAGGGTACCGCAACGGATATTGATGGGATGTATGAACTCACGGTGCCAACTTTGAATGATACACTCGTATTTTCTTACGTGGGATATCAGAGTCAGACCGTTCCAATCAACGGGCGTACTACGGTAGATGTAGAATTGGGAATGGATGTATTTCAGGCAGAGGATATTGTTGTTGTTGGATATGGAACTCAAACCAGGGAAACTCTTTCGGGTTCTGTCAGTTCGGTTTCGGGACGACGAATTGAGCAAATACCTGTTACTAATATGGCCAATTCTCTGACCGGCCAGCTTCCTGGGATCGTAACTGTAAACCAGAGTGGTGAGCCCGGATTCGATGGTGCACTCATCCGAATTCGTGGAGAGAGTACATTGAATGACAATCGTCCTCTTATAGTAATTGATGGAGTCCCGGACAGGTCTGGTGGACTGGATCGAATAAATCCGAGAGATGTAGAGAATATTAGTGTTTTAAAAGATGCATCGGCCGCAATTTATGGTTCTCGTGCAGCTAATGGTGTAATTTTGATTACGACCAAACGAGGACGTGCGGGGACTCCTCAGTTTTCGGTGAATTATAATCAGGGTTTCAATCAGCCAAGCCGTGTTCCTGAAATGGCAGATGCCGAGACTTATATGACGATGTTGAACGAAATTGATATGTACAGGAACACTGAACCCCGTTATAGCCAGGAGGAGATTAATTGTCATGCACAGGTACAGGATCCATGGCTCTGCCCGGACACAGACTGGTTTGCAGAGGCTTTAAAACCAATATCGTACCAGACCAGAGCGGATATGTCGGTCTCGGGCGGAACTGATAATTTTCGGTATTACCTTTCTTTTAGCGGGTTAACCGAGGATGGATTTTACGAAAACAGTGCTACCAGTTATAATGAGTATAGTTTTCGAAGTAATCTTGATGGGCAGCTCACAGAAAACATTTCGCTTGCTGTAGACCTTCTTGGGCGGTTTGAAGACCGGAATTTTCCCACAGAAAGTGCAGGTGAAACATTCCGGATGCTGATGAGAGGCAAGCCTAACGAACAAGGTTATTGGCCGAATGGACTGCCTGCACCAGATATTGAGAACGGAACCAACCCTGTCGTAACTGGAACAGATGCCACAGGCTATGACCGTGATGATCGCTATTATTTTCAAAGCAGTGTGAAACTCAACATCGAAATGCCGAGTGTTGAAGGCCTCTCTTTTACAGGTACCGCTGTGTTTGATAAAGATTTTCGCAATCGAAAATATTGGCAAACACCTTGGACCCTCTACGACCTGGCCGGTTTTGATACTAATGGAGATGGTGAGCCTGATGGCATGGACAGCAGTGGTACACCGATTTTTAATGCAAGCCTGGTGCCAAATCAGGATGCAAGGCTGGAACAATGGTCCGATGAGGGGCAGAACATCCTGGTGAACTTTCTGGCCAATTACCGAAGAGACATTGAAAATCACTCCTTTGGCATTTTACTCGGTGCTGAAAGGCAGGAGATCAAAAATTCCGGGTTTTATGCTTTCAGGAGGTTTTTCCCAACCACGCAGATCGATCAGCTTTCTTTTGGAGGTGAAGAACAGCAAAACATTGAAGGTGGTAGTTCTTCTTTGGGAGATGATATCGACCGGCCGAACAGAGCACTGCGGCAGAACTTCTTCACGCGCCTCAACTACAACTACCAGAGTAAATATTTGGTGGAGTTTGTGGCTCGGTACGACGGTTCGTACATCTTCCCGGAAGGCAGCCGTTACGGGTTCTTCCCTTCTGTTTCAGTGGGCTGGAGGCTAACCCAGGAAAACTGGTTTCGGAATGCAACAACTTTCTTCGATGAGCTGAAGCTCCGCGCTTCTTATGGACAAACCGGAAATGACCGGATCGAAGAGTGGCAGTTTATGTCCACATACCAATTTGGTGACGGGTATATATTCAACAATACTGCCAACCAGAGTATCTATCCGGCAAGAACACCGAACCCGGATGTAAGTTGGGAAGTGTCCAATCAGTTCGACTTGGGAATCGAATCTCGAATGTTCGACGACCGGTTATCATTGGAGCTTGATTACTTCAACGAACTTCGGACCGACATTCTTTGGTTTAGAAATGCCTCTGTACCCCAAACGGCCGGAATCAACCTGCCGCGTGAAAATATTGGTGAAGTGAAAGCTTATGGATTTGACGGCAGTATCGGTTGGCGGCAACAGTTCGGCACCGATTTCTGGCTGGATGTATCTGTGAACGGTGGATATGCAACCAATGAGATTCAGTTCTGGGATGAACCACCGGGAGCTCCTGAATGGCAGCAGTCTACAGGTAGCCCTATGACGATTGATGATGATGGTAATGATTATGGACTCATGTATGATGTGATTGGCGTCTTTAGAGATGAAGCACATCTAAATAGTATGCCCCATTTGGAAGAGGCACGCCCTGGTGACTTGATCTTCAGGGATGTGAATGGAGATGGGTTGATTGATGGAAAAGACCGAATCCGTACTGACAGAACCGGGGTTCCAAAATGGAATGGAGGACTGAATATCAGTGGTCAGTATAAGGCATTTGATTTCGTAATTTTATTTCAGGGTGCAGCCGGCGCTTCACAATGGGTGCAAACCCAGTCGGGTGACTTTGGTAACTATTTAAGTCACTTTGCCGATCAGCGGTGGACGCCAGATAACCCGGATGCTTCAGGCCCGAGAGCTTTCCAGCGCGAAGAGGAGTATTGGATCAACCAGCGCAATACGTACTTCTATATGGACACGGATTACATTCGGCTCAAAAATATGGAGATCGGGTATAATCTGCCGCCTTCTCTCACAACCCGAATGGGTATTAACAGGCTGCGAGTGTATGCAAACGGATTTAATCTGATCACGTGGAGTGATTTTCCATTGGATCCGGAAGCCCGGAACGCATCGGGATCCTATTATCCCCAGAAGCGGGTGTTCAACCTCGGTTTATCACTGGCATTTTAG